A single Nostoc sp. PCC 7107 DNA region contains:
- a CDS encoding DUF565 domain-containing protein translates to MQNTRINNLLDAIASSLGQLFRNPWRRLSILIISFLFGFFLGTAISTIAGQKAELDIFVAAFLVLLTELINRIFYSRNLFAKRPLWLECLNTLKVGFTYSLFVEAFKLGS, encoded by the coding sequence ATGCAAAACACTAGAATCAACAATTTATTAGATGCTATTGCTAGTAGCTTAGGACAATTATTTCGCAATCCTTGGCGGCGACTGTCAATCTTAATTATTAGTTTTTTGTTTGGTTTTTTTCTAGGCACAGCTATTTCAACAATAGCAGGACAAAAAGCCGAGTTAGACATTTTTGTAGCTGCGTTTTTAGTATTATTAACTGAGTTGATCAACAGGATATTTTATAGTCGTAACTTGTTTGCTAAAAGACCGCTGTGGTTGGAATGTCTGAATACATTGAAAGTGGGATTTACTTATAGTCTGTTTGTAGAAGCCTTTAAGTTAGGCTCCTAG